The following coding sequences lie in one Rhinolophus ferrumequinum isolate MPI-CBG mRhiFer1 chromosome 14, mRhiFer1_v1.p, whole genome shotgun sequence genomic window:
- the PKIA gene encoding cAMP-dependent protein kinase inhibitor alpha isoform X1, whose protein sequence is MDNKSLLCGYLLAMTDVETTYADFIASGRTGRRNAIHDILVSSASGNSNELALKLAGLDINKTEGEEDAQRNKTEQSGEAQGEAAKSES, encoded by the exons ATGGACAATAAG tCCCTGCTATGTGGATATTTGTTAGCAATGACTGATGTGGAAACTACATATGCAGATTTTATTGCTTCAGGAAGAACAGGTAGACGAAATGCAATACATGACATCCTGGTTTCCTCTGCAAGTGGCAACAGCAATGAATTAGCCTTGAAATTGGCAGGTCTTGATATCAACAAGACAG AAGGTGAAGAAGATGCACagcgaaataagacagaacaAAGTGGGGAAGCTCAGGGGGAAGCAGCAAAATCTGAAAGCTAA
- the PKIA gene encoding cAMP-dependent protein kinase inhibitor alpha isoform X2: MTDVETTYADFIASGRTGRRNAIHDILVSSASGNSNELALKLAGLDINKTEGEEDAQRNKTEQSGEAQGEAAKSES; the protein is encoded by the exons ATGACTGATGTGGAAACTACATATGCAGATTTTATTGCTTCAGGAAGAACAGGTAGACGAAATGCAATACATGACATCCTGGTTTCCTCTGCAAGTGGCAACAGCAATGAATTAGCCTTGAAATTGGCAGGTCTTGATATCAACAAGACAG AAGGTGAAGAAGATGCACagcgaaataagacagaacaAAGTGGGGAAGCTCAGGGGGAAGCAGCAAAATCTGAAAGCTAA